The following are from one region of the Chionomys nivalis chromosome 16, mChiNiv1.1, whole genome shotgun sequence genome:
- the Smim8 gene encoding small integral membrane protein 8 produces the protein MSSAPEPPAAKKDPPKERKFENPGLRGTHTTTLFRAVNPELFIKPNKPVMVFGLVALSLCVAYIGYLHAAQENKKDLYEAIDSEGHRHMRRKTSKWD, from the exons ATGTCCTCAGCACCTGAGCCTCCAGCAGCAAAGAAAGACCCTCCGAAAGAGAGGAAATTTGAAAACCCAGGCCTCCGAGGGACGCACACGACAACCTTATTTCGAGCTGTGAATCCTGAGCTCTTCATTAAACCC AACAAACCCGTAATGGTCTTTGGACTGGTAGCCCTTTCTCTTTGTGTGGCTTACATTGGTTATCTGCACGCAGCACAAGAGAACAAAAAGGACCTCTATGAAGCCATTGATAGTGAAGGGCATCGTCACATGAGGAGAAAGACATCTAAATGGGATTAA